Proteins encoded in a region of the Ignavibacteriales bacterium genome:
- a CDS encoding DUF4386 domain-containing protein, whose protein sequence is MNSTRRTALVAGVLYLLTFVSIPTLALYGSIRDPNYIVGPGPDTAVIIGGILEIIVALAGIGTAVALYPVLKKQNEGVALGLVGSRVLEAGTIFAGVAFLLSVVTLRQAGAGAGALVTGHALVALYDRIFLIGQSFMPAVNDLLLGFLLYQSRLVPRILSLIGLVGGVLLVAGDVAVLFGLIGQHDPSTALAAIPVALFEFSLGVWLIAKGFNTSATNELLSAA, encoded by the coding sequence TTGAATTCCACAAGAAGAACAGCGCTTGTTGCGGGCGTGCTCTACCTGCTCACGTTTGTCTCGATCCCGACACTCGCACTCTACGGTTCGATACGCGATCCAAACTACATCGTCGGCCCTGGGCCGGATACTGCAGTGATCATCGGCGGTATTCTTGAGATCATTGTGGCTCTCGCGGGCATCGGCACTGCGGTCGCGCTCTATCCGGTGCTGAAGAAACAGAACGAAGGGGTAGCGTTGGGCCTCGTCGGCTCCCGAGTCCTGGAAGCCGGCACCATCTTCGCTGGCGTCGCGTTCCTCCTGTCGGTCGTGACCTTGCGGCAGGCCGGAGCTGGTGCTGGTGCGTTGGTTACCGGCCACGCGCTGGTCGCCTTGTATGACCGGATATTCCTCATCGGACAAAGCTTCATGCCGGCCGTGAACGACCTGTTACTGGGTTTCCTGCTGTACCAGTCTCGCCTGGTGCCTCGAATCCTTTCGCTGATCGGATTAGTCGGAGGAGTCCTGCTTGTTGCCGGCGATGTCGCCGTGCTGTTTGGTCTGATCGGGCAACATGACCCCTCGACAGCGCTGGCCGCAATTCCGGTCGCGCTATTTGAGTTTTCGCTGGGCGTCTGGCTCATTGCTAAAGGGTTTAATACATCGGCGACGAACGAGCTCTTAAGCGCGGCATAG
- a CDS encoding sugar phosphate isomerase/epimerase, translated as MSFSVPIRIGVRAHDFGRLPAGELAAKIAASDLVCAQLALGKAIAGLNLKPGLLNPGLAFEIGRAFQEHDVQIAVLGCYVNPIHPDPATRQSLLGLFKEHLRYARDFGNGLVALETGSVNADYSPHAENHGEAAFQQSLASIAELVAEAEHFGVIVGIEAVTSHVVSTPQKMRRMLDSVASNNLQVVFDPVNLLSPDNYHEQERVIGESLELFGDRIAVIHAKDFVVEHGQFKSSSAGLGKLRHDLVMKFAVTQKPGISILLEDTNEQAAEGSRQFLRQVAEQWG; from the coding sequence TTGAGTTTCTCTGTACCCATTCGCATCGGCGTTCGTGCCCACGATTTCGGTCGCTTGCCGGCCGGCGAGCTTGCCGCGAAAATCGCGGCGAGCGATCTGGTCTGCGCACAGCTCGCACTCGGCAAGGCCATCGCCGGACTCAATTTGAAACCTGGCCTTCTAAATCCGGGTCTCGCGTTTGAAATCGGAAGGGCGTTTCAGGAACATGACGTCCAAATCGCGGTGCTCGGCTGCTACGTGAATCCGATTCACCCCGATCCCGCGACGCGGCAATCGCTGCTCGGACTTTTCAAGGAACACCTGCGCTACGCCCGCGATTTCGGGAACGGACTCGTCGCGCTCGAAACCGGTTCGGTCAACGCGGACTATTCACCTCATGCCGAGAACCACGGCGAGGCCGCCTTTCAACAATCGCTTGCGAGCATCGCAGAGCTTGTCGCTGAGGCTGAACACTTCGGCGTCATCGTCGGCATCGAGGCGGTCACATCGCACGTTGTCTCGACGCCGCAAAAGATGAGGCGGATGCTTGATAGCGTTGCGTCGAATAACCTGCAAGTGGTCTTCGATCCGGTGAACCTGCTTTCGCCCGACAATTATCACGAGCAGGAGCGGGTCATTGGCGAATCGCTAGAACTGTTCGGCGACCGGATTGCGGTCATTCATGCGAAAGATTTCGTTGTCGAACACGGCCAGTTCAAAAGTTCAAGTGCGGGTCTTGGAAAGCTGCGGCACGATCTGGTGATGAAATTTGCCGTTACACAAAAGCCAGGAATCAGCATCTTGTTGGAAGATACAAACGAGCAGGCGGCTGAGGGTAGCCGGCAATTCTTGCGGCAGGTTGCAGAACAATGGGGGTGA
- a CDS encoding glycoside hydrolase family 88 protein codes for MNLSLAQEKASSVYEFMKRGNAGLVRETANEVDHDPASWGMDINDWDWNAGVGMTAISDYYEKTHNPEVLEYMKNWIARNKHQCAKKDHVNYLTPLAIYPDMYLRTKEPYYRDTAVEYADWVMSNAGRSKDGVFFHGASVSDEVWADTVFMALVFLSRTAKLTANIKTADQVIKQLLSHLQLLQDENTGILYHGYHCVGNHHMSGALWTRGNSWVVIGAPIIIETIRDLVEVPKEINTRYKHLVDGILKYQAENGLWHTVMNRPDFYQETSGSAGVAGGIMKAVRLHLLEPGTMASALKAMEGVITKINAEGAVEGVSGGTPIMPTIDAYGKLTRYPTLYGQGLTLLLLSEYIFQEKARTKQG; via the coding sequence ATGAATCTATCGTTGGCGCAAGAAAAAGCAAGTAGCGTTTATGAATTCATGAAAAGAGGAAACGCAGGATTGGTACGTGAGACTGCAAATGAAGTCGACCATGATCCTGCCAGTTGGGGTATGGATATCAATGATTGGGACTGGAATGCAGGAGTAGGGATGACTGCAATTTCGGACTACTATGAAAAGACGCACAATCCAGAAGTATTGGAGTACATGAAGAATTGGATTGCCAGGAACAAACACCAGTGTGCGAAGAAAGATCATGTCAACTATTTGACCCCGCTCGCCATCTATCCGGATATGTATTTGAGAACCAAGGAGCCGTACTATCGGGATACTGCGGTCGAGTACGCTGACTGGGTAATGTCAAATGCCGGGAGATCCAAGGATGGTGTGTTCTTTCACGGAGCGTCTGTTTCGGATGAGGTGTGGGCGGATACAGTTTTTATGGCTTTGGTATTTCTTTCACGTACGGCGAAACTCACAGCGAATATCAAAACAGCAGATCAGGTCATCAAGCAATTGCTTTCGCATCTGCAGCTTCTGCAGGATGAGAACACCGGGATTCTCTATCATGGATATCATTGTGTGGGAAACCATCATATGTCGGGTGCCCTCTGGACCAGGGGGAACTCATGGGTGGTGATTGGCGCTCCGATCATCATCGAGACCATACGTGATTTGGTGGAAGTGCCGAAAGAAATCAATACCAGATACAAACACCTGGTGGACGGTATTTTGAAATATCAGGCAGAGAATGGTCTATGGCACACCGTCATGAACAGACCCGATTTTTATCAGGAGACATCCGGCAGTGCCGGTGTTGCAGGAGGTATCATGAAAGCGGTACGTCTCCATCTGCTGGAGCCCGGCACCATGGCAAGTGCCCTCAAAGCCATGGAGGGAGTGATCACAAAAATCAATGCTGAAGGCGCAGTCGAAGGCGTTTCGGGAGGTACGCCGATCATGCCTACGATTGATGCGTACGGCAAACTGACCCGCTATCCGACGCTGTACGGGCAGGGCTTGACACTCCTGTTGTTGAGTGAATACATCTTTCAGGAAAAGGCTCGCACAAAACAAGGTTGA
- a CDS encoding DUF4386 domain-containing protein: protein MTSDPRLRRTEILVASLWLVTAIGAIAGAVLINPVINVPDYLTTVFPKSATVISGMLGWLINDIGIVFIGLLMFPILKRQSESMALGYLSMRIFESILMIVGVFFALLLIPLSQEFIRAGARDVSSYQAIGSVLKQAENWFLNILQLIFLGLGGIILTTILYQTKLVPRFISVVGIVGYAVLLPAAILALFGVIDPTPGGSASIVAVPVATFEIILMPVWLFAKGFNVSAIASTPARIVPTSGETNS from the coding sequence ATGACTTCTGATCCAAGACTTCGTAGAACGGAAATATTGGTGGCCTCCCTGTGGCTGGTCACAGCCATTGGCGCCATAGCTGGTGCTGTCCTGATCAATCCCGTAATAAATGTACCAGATTATCTGACCACGGTTTTTCCCAAAAGCGCAACCGTCATAAGCGGAATGCTCGGTTGGTTGATCAATGATATTGGCATTGTATTTATCGGGCTTCTGATGTTTCCGATTTTGAAGAGGCAGAGCGAAAGCATGGCTCTCGGGTATTTGAGTATGAGAATATTCGAGTCCATACTGATGATTGTCGGCGTATTCTTCGCACTGTTGCTCATACCGCTAAGCCAGGAATTCATCAGGGCAGGAGCGAGAGACGTCAGCTCGTATCAAGCAATAGGCTCGGTGCTCAAACAGGCAGAAAATTGGTTCCTGAACATCCTCCAATTAATTTTCCTGGGCCTGGGCGGTATTATTCTTACAACCATTCTGTATCAAACAAAACTCGTTCCGCGGTTTATTTCCGTTGTCGGTATTGTTGGATATGCCGTGTTGTTACCAGCCGCGATACTTGCCTTATTTGGTGTGATTGATCCCACGCCCGGCGGTTCAGCATCGATAGTGGCTGTTCCCGTCGCGACCTTTGAAATCATCCTTATGCCGGTATGGTTGTTTGCAAAAGGATTCAACGTATCTGCAATCGCTTCGACTCCTGCGAGAATAGTCCCAACCTCTGGAGAAACCAACAGCTGA
- a CDS encoding DEAD/DEAH box helicase — MKEIQEHIRKIFSEGGSLSSVPEFEFRPQQLEMATAIASAVDSRSHLIVEAPTGVGKSLAYLVPAILHAVLRDRKAIISSHTKNLQEQLLRKDVELARTLLPVEFNAALLKGRKNYLCTTRLENAQNHQRQLFGKDEASELELLREWAETTRDGDLDSLPFTLSQTIRQLIWSEQGACSQKICGTGCFFQRAKARAREANLIVMNHALFFTLLTSQPPREGFLYDNDFVIFDEAHTLESVAGVGIGKDLSRAQVLYAIHRLYNPRTKKGLLSKIRKKYARDLCIEAEIGLSAFFDSIVGAAGRMKASSSTVRVRSPHLVANLADPPLQQLQDLVKELVADENSTLSKEELAIAHRLLWEAKVLIGEFLDQPDPGLTYWVELPEKNSKNVTLCAAPTDISSSVGPMLFRENTSVILTSATLAVAGSLAYIQNRLGARPAETVILDTPFNFRRQMKVVIAGDIPPPDAATYEGELSDWILSSVLRSGGKALVLFTSTALMKRTAHALRGSFHQEGLQLLVQGSGPSRYDLLEEFKRDVNSVLFGLDSFWMGVDVPGEALEHVIITRLPFAVPDHPLIESRTEFITQNGGNPFMDFTLPEAVIKFRQGAGRLIRSTSDRGVITILDSRVVSKRYGQLFLRSLPPCPVEMISSSGEVEEQERFDQS, encoded by the coding sequence GTGAAAGAAATCCAGGAACATATCAGGAAGATCTTCTCCGAAGGCGGATCGCTCAGCTCGGTGCCGGAATTCGAGTTCAGACCGCAACAGCTCGAAATGGCTACGGCCATTGCATCTGCAGTCGATTCACGATCCCATTTGATCGTCGAGGCCCCGACGGGAGTGGGAAAGAGCCTGGCCTATCTCGTTCCCGCAATTCTCCACGCCGTGCTGCGCGATCGCAAAGCGATCATCTCATCGCACACGAAGAATCTCCAGGAACAATTGCTCCGAAAAGACGTCGAGCTAGCACGAACACTTCTCCCGGTTGAATTCAACGCCGCCTTGTTGAAAGGACGCAAGAATTACCTCTGCACCACACGTCTCGAGAATGCGCAAAACCACCAACGGCAACTCTTCGGGAAAGATGAGGCATCAGAGCTCGAACTTTTGAGGGAATGGGCAGAAACCACACGCGACGGCGACCTCGATTCGCTTCCGTTCACGTTGAGCCAGACAATCCGTCAGCTGATTTGGTCCGAGCAGGGGGCCTGCAGTCAGAAAATATGCGGAACGGGATGCTTCTTCCAGCGCGCGAAAGCCCGCGCCCGCGAGGCAAACCTCATCGTCATGAACCACGCTCTGTTCTTCACACTGCTCACTTCTCAACCTCCGCGAGAGGGATTCCTCTACGACAACGACTTCGTCATCTTCGATGAAGCCCATACGCTGGAGTCGGTCGCCGGTGTGGGAATCGGCAAGGACCTTTCTCGGGCACAGGTCCTCTATGCAATTCACCGCCTCTACAATCCCCGGACAAAGAAAGGGCTGCTCTCAAAAATCAGGAAGAAATACGCCCGGGATTTGTGCATCGAGGCCGAAATCGGGCTGAGCGCGTTCTTCGACTCAATCGTGGGCGCTGCCGGTAGAATGAAAGCCTCTTCTTCCACAGTCCGCGTGCGGAGCCCACACCTAGTGGCGAACCTTGCCGATCCGCCCCTCCAGCAGCTGCAGGATCTGGTGAAAGAACTCGTCGCAGACGAGAATTCCACGCTGAGCAAAGAAGAGCTTGCTATCGCACACCGCTTGCTCTGGGAAGCGAAGGTACTGATCGGGGAATTTCTGGACCAACCCGATCCCGGCCTCACTTACTGGGTCGAACTTCCGGAAAAGAATTCCAAAAATGTCACACTCTGCGCAGCGCCGACAGATATCTCGTCCAGCGTCGGACCGATGTTGTTTCGCGAAAACACATCTGTGATTCTGACGAGCGCGACACTCGCCGTGGCCGGCTCCCTGGCCTACATCCAGAACCGCCTCGGCGCAAGGCCTGCGGAAACAGTCATCCTCGATACTCCGTTCAACTTCCGCAGGCAGATGAAAGTGGTGATCGCCGGAGACATCCCGCCTCCGGATGCGGCAACGTACGAGGGGGAACTGTCCGACTGGATTCTCTCCAGCGTCCTCAGAAGCGGCGGGAAAGCCCTCGTCCTCTTTACAAGCACAGCGCTGATGAAACGGACGGCGCACGCTCTCCGTGGATCATTCCACCAGGAAGGGCTGCAACTCCTCGTTCAGGGAAGCGGACCTTCTCGGTACGATCTGCTGGAGGAATTCAAACGGGATGTGAATTCGGTTCTGTTCGGACTGGACAGTTTCTGGATGGGGGTCGATGTTCCCGGGGAAGCACTCGAGCACGTCATCATCACGCGGCTGCCGTTCGCCGTGCCCGATCACCCGCTCATCGAATCGAGAACGGAATTCATCACTCAGAACGGCGGCAACCCGTTCATGGACTTCACACTTCCTGAAGCTGTCATCAAGTTCCGGCAAGGCGCGGGGCGTTTGATTCGCTCAACTTCCGACAGGGGTGTCATTACGATACTCGATTCGAGGGTTGTTTCGAAACGCTATGGACAACTGTTCCTCCGCTCGCTTCCCCCCTGCCCCGTGGAAATGATCTCCTCTTCAGGGGAAGTTGAAGAACAGGAAAGATTTGATCAGTCCTGA